Proteins found in one Candidatus Methylomirabilota bacterium genomic segment:
- a CDS encoding sulfite exporter TauE/SafE family protein, which translates to MPELLWLLPVGFALGAYGTLIGAGGGFLLVPLLLLLYPNDSPHTIATISLTVVFVNALSGSVAYARMRRIDYKSGLLFSTATVPGAILGALATDRMPRRSFDLLIGILMLAICAFLLRGPSESAAGDGGRWAMRRRLVEADGTVHAYAFNPVLGVGLSLGVGFLSSLLGIGGGIIHVPVMANLLHFPVHVATATSHFTLAIMTLTGSAVHALEGDFLGVLGRILPLAIGVAAGAQLGAWHARWVRGVWIIRALVVALAFVGVRLIVLGWQGG; encoded by the coding sequence ATGCCCGAACTCCTCTGGCTGCTTCCTGTGGGCTTCGCCCTCGGGGCCTACGGCACGCTCATCGGCGCGGGCGGCGGCTTTCTCCTCGTGCCGCTGCTCCTTCTGCTCTACCCGAACGATTCCCCGCACACGATCGCCACGATCTCGCTGACCGTGGTGTTCGTCAACGCGCTGTCCGGATCCGTCGCCTACGCGCGCATGCGGCGCATCGACTATAAGTCGGGCCTGCTCTTCTCGACGGCGACGGTGCCCGGCGCCATCCTGGGAGCCCTCGCGACGGACCGCATGCCGCGCCGGTCATTCGACCTTCTGATCGGGATCCTGATGCTGGCGATCTGCGCGTTCCTGCTGCGCGGGCCGTCCGAGAGCGCGGCGGGAGATGGCGGGCGCTGGGCGATGCGGCGGCGTCTCGTCGAGGCCGACGGCACCGTCCACGCGTACGCGTTCAACCCCGTGCTCGGCGTGGGGCTGAGCCTCGGCGTCGGCTTCCTCTCGAGCCTGCTGGGCATCGGCGGGGGGATCATCCACGTGCCCGTGATGGCCAACCTCCTCCACTTCCCGGTGCACGTCGCCACGGCCACGTCGCACTTCACGCTGGCCATCATGACCCTGACGGGCTCGGCCGTGCACGCGCTCGAGGGCGACTTCCTGGGTGTCCTCGGGCGCATCCTCCCGCTGGCGATCGGCGTGGCCGCCGGCGCCCAGCTGGGCGCGTGGCACGCGCGATGGGTCCGCGGGGTCTGGATCATCCGGGCACTGGTCGTCGCCCTGGCGTTCGTGGGCGTCCGGCTCATCGTTCTGGGCTGGCAGGGAGGATGA